A stretch of Abyssogena phaseoliformis symbiont OG214 DNA encodes these proteins:
- the aroQ gene encoding type II 3-dehydroquinate dehydratase yields the protein MDVLLLNGPNLNLLGTREPDYYGAQTLDDITSNLAKIANDAGLILEHHQDNSEAGLIEHIHNATNNGVQYIIINPAAFTHTSVALRDALLAVGIEFTEVHLSNVYKREDFRKQSYFSDIAQGVISGFRAQGYEFALQAAIQHIQQLKRS from the coding sequence ATGGATGTTCTTTTATTAAACGGTCCTAACCTTAATCTGCTTGGTACTCGCGAGCCTGATTATTACGGCGCACAAACACTGGATGACATTACCAGTAATCTTGCAAAAATAGCAAACGATGCTGGACTTATACTTGAACACCATCAAGACAATTCAGAAGCAGGATTGATTGAACATATTCACAACGCTACAAATAACGGCGTTCAATATATCATTATCAACCCTGCAGCTTTCACACACACGTCAGTCGCTTTGCGTGATGCCCTGCTCGCTGTAGGTATTGAGTTCACTGAAGTTCATTTGTCTAATGTGTATAAGCGTGAAGACTTCCGTAAACAATCTTATTTTTCAGACATTGCACAAGGCGTCATTTCAGGCTTTCGCGCCCAAGGCTATGAATTTGCACTACAAGCCGCAATTCAACATATTCAACAATTAAAGAGGTCATGA
- the accC gene encoding acetyl-CoA carboxylase biotin carboxylase subunit → MNKIRKVLIANRGEIALRILRACKELGIKTVAVYSTADKNLKHVRLSDEAVCIGPHPSKDSYLNIPALIAAAEVTHADAIHPGYGFLSESADFAQRVEESGFIFIGPHADNIRVMGDKVTAIRAMQKYGVPCVPGSDGGLTEDAAQNTKLARDIGFPIIIKASGGGGGRGMRVVEKEADLLDSIELTKTEALNFFGNGEVYMEKFLTTPRHVEIQILADEHGNAVHLGERDCSMQRRHQKVVEEAPAPGTTPELRQKIGSACTDACKAINYRGAGTFEFLFENDEFYFIEMNTRVQVEHPVTEMITGIDIVREQIRIADGQTLSFTQDDVKIKGHAIECRINAEDPNNFMPSPGKITQYHVAGGLGVRVDSHIYNGYTVPPHYDSMIGKLITFADTRLGAIIKMQNALDEMVIDGIKTNIALQRRIMNDKTFQKGGMNIHYLEKMLGAH, encoded by the coding sequence ATGAATAAAATTCGCAAAGTTCTCATTGCTAATCGTGGTGAAATTGCGCTTAGAATTTTAAGAGCTTGTAAGGAGCTAGGTATCAAAACCGTTGCTGTGTATTCAACAGCAGACAAAAACCTTAAGCATGTGCGCTTGTCTGACGAGGCTGTGTGCATTGGCCCACACCCATCAAAAGACAGTTATTTAAACATCCCTGCACTGATTGCTGCTGCAGAAGTTACTCACGCTGATGCCATTCATCCTGGCTATGGTTTTTTATCTGAAAGTGCAGATTTTGCACAACGCGTTGAAGAAAGTGGTTTTATTTTTATTGGCCCACATGCAGATAATATTCGCGTCATGGGCGATAAAGTTACCGCTATTAGAGCCATGCAAAAATATGGCGTACCTTGTGTACCTGGATCAGATGGTGGTTTGACTGAAGATGCTGCCCAAAACACCAAACTTGCTCGTGATATTGGCTTTCCAATTATCATCAAAGCCTCTGGCGGTGGCGGTGGTCGTGGCATGCGCGTGGTTGAAAAAGAAGCCGACCTACTTGATTCGATTGAGCTAACTAAAACAGAAGCGCTTAACTTTTTTGGCAACGGCGAAGTATATATGGAGAAATTTTTAACCACGCCTAGGCATGTTGAAATTCAAATATTAGCTGACGAGCATGGCAATGCTGTGCACTTAGGCGAACGCGACTGCTCGATGCAAAGACGCCATCAAAAAGTGGTAGAAGAAGCACCAGCACCTGGCACCACACCGGAATTGCGCCAAAAAATCGGTAGTGCTTGTACGGATGCTTGTAAAGCCATTAACTATCGCGGCGCTGGCACGTTTGAATTTTTATTTGAAAATGATGAATTCTATTTCATTGAAATGAATACTCGCGTTCAGGTGGAACACCCTGTCACCGAAATGATTACTGGTATTGATATTGTGCGTGAACAAATACGCATTGCTGATGGTCAAACACTTTCATTTACACAGGATGATGTGAAAATCAAAGGCCATGCGATTGAATGCCGTATTAATGCTGAAGACCCTAATAATTTTATGCCTTCACCAGGAAAAATCACCCAATATCATGTCGCTGGCGGTTTAGGCGTACGTGTCGATTCACACATATATAATGGCTATACCGTACCACCCCATTACGATTCTATGATTGGAAAATTGATTACTTTTGCTGATACTCGACTAGGCGCCATTATCAAAATGCAAAATGCACTTGATGAAATGGTGATTGATGGTATTAAAACCAATATCGCCTTGCAAAGAAGAATTATGAATGACAAAACCTTCCAAAAAGGCGGTATGAATATCCACTATCTCGAAAAAATGTTGGGAGCTCACTAG
- the accB gene encoding acetyl-CoA carboxylase biotin carboxyl carrier protein, giving the protein MDIRKVKKLMELLEQSGMSEIEIVEGKESVRISRYGNAPVAIAAPVVAPAEVPTMAVPSEDSAPTVDGHPITSPMVGTFYGAASPTSDAFIKIGQHVNQGDTICIVEAMKIMNQIEADQPGTVTEILCTDGDAVEFGQTLVVIQ; this is encoded by the coding sequence ATGGACATCCGTAAAGTAAAAAAATTAATGGAATTGCTAGAACAATCTGGCATGAGTGAAATTGAAATTGTTGAGGGTAAAGAGTCCGTGCGTATTTCGCGCTATGGCAACGCACCAGTAGCAATAGCAGCCCCTGTAGTAGCGCCAGCAGAAGTTCCTACAATGGCAGTACCATCTGAAGATAGTGCGCCAACAGTAGATGGTCATCCGATTACTTCACCTATGGTTGGTACTTTTTATGGCGCAGCATCGCCCACGTCTGATGCTTTTATTAAAATTGGTCAACACGTCAACCAAGGTGATACAATTTGTATCGTTGAAGCCATGAAAATCATGAACCAAATTGAGGCAGACCAACCTGGAACAGTCACTGAAATCTTATGTACAGATGGCGATGCAGTTGAATTTGGTCAAACACTAGTCGTCATTCAATGA
- the argC gene encoding N-acetyl-gamma-glutamyl-phosphate reductase, giving the protein MIKVGIIGATGYTGLELMRLLHNHPSAKIIALCSRANAGKAVVEEFPSLIGYVDLKFIAPNDKTLFKCDVIFFATPHGVAMNSTGQFLDKGIKIIDLSADFRIKDSTEWSKWYGMAHTQSALLKNAVYGLPEVYSSQIKNAALVANPGCYPTAITLALKPLLEANVIDTKSIIADCKSGVSGAGRDANIATLFCEVNDSLKPYNVNQHRHKPETQQVLTDIANTDVDFIFTPHLVPMTRGMLASVYVDLTKDIDAQELFENHYQDNKFVHILPIGIYPQTKSVKGTNNCHIGIQKSNNKLIIMTVIDNVGKGASGQAIQNMNLMFGLDEGLGLEQIGLLP; this is encoded by the coding sequence ATGATTAAAGTAGGCATTATTGGCGCTACTGGGTACACAGGGCTGGAGCTTATGCGTCTTTTACATAACCACCCAAGTGCAAAAATTATTGCCCTATGTTCAAGGGCAAATGCTGGTAAAGCCGTTGTTGAAGAATTTCCCAGCCTAATAGGCTATGTTGATCTTAAATTTATTGCGCCAAATGATAAGACATTATTTAAGTGCGACGTCATTTTCTTTGCCACACCACATGGCGTAGCTATGAATAGCACTGGTCAATTCCTAGACAAAGGCATCAAAATAATTGACTTAAGTGCTGATTTTCGTATTAAAGACAGTACTGAATGGAGCAAATGGTACGGCATGGCACACACACAAAGTGCTTTGTTAAAAAATGCCGTTTATGGCTTGCCTGAAGTTTACAGCTCACAAATCAAAAACGCCGCCTTGGTTGCCAACCCTGGATGCTACCCGACTGCAATCACGCTAGCACTTAAGCCTTTGCTTGAAGCAAATGTCATTGACACAAAAAGCATTATCGCTGATTGCAAATCAGGCGTTAGTGGCGCAGGCAGAGATGCGAATATTGCCACACTTTTTTGCGAAGTAAACGACTCCTTAAAGCCTTATAATGTTAATCAACACCGTCACAAACCTGAAACACAACAAGTGCTAACAGACATTGCAAATACAGATGTGGATTTTATCTTTACCCCACACCTGGTACCTATGACTCGGGGCATGCTTGCCAGTGTTTACGTTGATTTAACAAAGGATATCGATGCACAAGAATTGTTTGAAAATCACTACCAAGACAACAAATTTGTTCATATATTGCCAATTGGCATTTATCCACAAACCAAATCAGTTAAAGGCACGAATAATTGCCATATTGGTATTCAAAAATCAAACAACAAACTTATTATTATGACGGTTATTGATAACGTAGGTAAGGGCGCCTCAGGACAAGCCATACAAAACATGAACCTCATGTTTGGACTTGATGAAGGCTTAGGATTGGAACAAATTGGCTTATTGCCATAG
- the erpA gene encoding iron-sulfur cluster insertion protein ErpA, which translates to METGQVLEKADITFSNNAAKKVSILIEEEKNNNLHLRVYITGGGCSGFSYGFTFDETYKEGDSSVDNSGVQLVVDPMSYQYLIGATVDYLEDLQGARFIIHNPNAKTTCGCGSSFSV; encoded by the coding sequence ATGGAAACAGGACAAGTTTTAGAAAAAGCAGACATTACTTTTAGCAACAATGCGGCTAAAAAAGTATCAATACTCATTGAAGAGGAAAAAAATAACAACTTGCATTTACGTGTTTATATTACAGGCGGTGGTTGTTCTGGCTTTTCCTATGGTTTTACTTTTGACGAAACCTACAAAGAGGGTGACTCAAGCGTTGATAACAGTGGCGTACAATTAGTCGTTGACCCCATGAGTTATCAATACTTAATTGGTGCAACCGTTGATTATTTAGAAGACTTACAAGGCGCACGCTTTATTATCCACAACCCAAATGCTAAAACCACTTGTGGTTGCGGTTCATCTTTTTCGGTATAA
- a CDS encoding citrate synthase: MIEYIPGLAGVPATESSVSSIDGKNGILAYRGYSIEDLVKHASFEEVSMLLRDGELPDKNKLDNFKHVLHKRYEVKRNIRSMMWSLPTNGHPMDVLQTAIAAMATFYPGADAQNPDSIYTQSALTKIISNMSTLVAMWARISAGYDPIPPSRGMSYAKNFLYMSFGEEPDDDIVKLFDACLILHAEHTINASTFSAMVTASTLANPFASISAAVGTLAGSLHGGANEDVLKMLDEIGDAKNARGYIKNRLENKQVIWGMGHREYSIKDPRASILQAMIEAYIKKSNMRLSKRFETALEVERICEELLSSKGVYPNVDFYSGILYAEIFKIPQTHFTPIFAMARSAGWTAHWHEQVGHNRIFRPTQIYTGADFRDYPKK; the protein is encoded by the coding sequence ATGATTGAATATATCCCGGGCTTGGCAGGTGTTCCTGCAACAGAATCTTCTGTTTCTTCTATTGATGGAAAAAATGGTATTTTGGCTTATCGTGGCTACTCAATTGAGGACTTGGTTAAACACGCCTCTTTTGAAGAAGTGTCTATGCTACTTCGAGATGGAGAACTACCAGACAAAAACAAACTAGATAACTTTAAACATGTTTTACACAAACGTTATGAAGTAAAGCGCAACATCCGTTCTATGATGTGGTCTTTGCCTACCAATGGACATCCGATGGATGTTTTACAAACTGCCATTGCCGCTATGGCAACATTCTATCCTGGTGCAGACGCACAAAACCCAGACTCTATCTATACACAAAGTGCGTTGACTAAAATTATTTCTAACATGAGCACTCTGGTGGCAATGTGGGCACGCATTAGTGCTGGTTATGACCCCATTCCTCCCAGCAGGGGAATGTCCTACGCTAAGAACTTTCTATATATGTCCTTTGGAGAAGAGCCTGATGATGATATTGTCAAGCTTTTTGATGCCTGTTTAATTCTGCATGCAGAACATACCATTAATGCCTCAACTTTTTCTGCCATGGTAACCGCTTCTACGCTTGCTAATCCATTTGCTTCGATTTCGGCTGCAGTTGGCACTTTAGCAGGCTCCTTACATGGTGGTGCAAATGAAGATGTGCTTAAAATGTTGGATGAAATTGGCGATGCTAAAAATGCTCGTGGTTATATTAAAAACCGCCTAGAAAACAAACAAGTCATTTGGGGTATGGGGCATAGAGAATATAGCATTAAAGACCCTCGCGCAAGTATTTTACAAGCCATGATTGAGGCCTATATCAAAAAATCTAACATGCGTCTTTCTAAACGCTTTGAAACTGCACTAGAGGTAGAAAGAATTTGTGAAGAATTGCTATCAAGCAAAGGTGTTTATCCAAATGTAGATTTTTACTCAGGCATTTTATATGCTGAAATTTTCAAAATTCCACAAACACACTTTACGCCTATTTTTGCCATGGCT
- the dsbD gene encoding protein-disulfide reductase DsbD, protein MKRLLLPLFLLLSAFSLVQVEDDLLPVDKAFVFKASVVNNEILLNWDIAKGYYLYKEKIKISADFSAQLGNAKFPTAKIRNDEFFGKIGVYRDNAVVVVPVLKGDTESILLTVSYQGCADLGVCYPPITKSVALSIGSMRSTSLTDNVFNLFSRVTNKAQSIVEKIIPISDEPLPADDAFKFSVVAIDANTLLVKWTIHQEYYLYHDKFFFDIKGAKFGDIVFPKGKIKDDEFFGKIEVHKGVLEVKIPLINVSNQPITFIVKYQGCWEGGVCYPPQEKTKDITLLSQVDDSNINTAPEKPQAPSIEQVELNETDQITALLQQDNILLVLASFFGFGLLLSLTPCVFPMIPILSGIIVGQKGEVSTKKALIMSIVFVLSMSITYSIAGVLAGYFGENLQVLFQTPWILAIFSLIFVALAFSMFGYYEIQLPANLQGKITKISNGQEGGHLIGVAIMGFLSALIVGPCVAPPLAGALIYIGQTGDTLLGGLSLFVMSLGMGAPLVAIGAGISKLPKAGGWMDNIKYVFGILMLAVAIYLLDRIISPLTSLVLWAMLTTISPIAMGALSTQTSTSSPWQRIFKALGLIILGYGILLWILVARGGGDMFQPLSGWGASSITTESVHIKFERVKSVNELDQILAKAKSNNQIVMLDFYADWCISCKELERFVFSNASVVNEMAMANVIALQADVTENNANDKALMKRFGLVGPPAILFFNNDIENRSQRIIGEINAQDFLSHLNKTK, encoded by the coding sequence ATGAAACGTTTATTACTACCCTTATTTTTATTATTATCCGCATTTTCATTAGTGCAGGTAGAAGATGATTTATTACCAGTAGATAAGGCGTTTGTCTTTAAGGCTAGCGTGGTTAATAACGAGATACTGCTTAATTGGGATATTGCTAAAGGTTACTATCTTTATAAAGAAAAAATTAAGATTTCTGCTGATTTTTCAGCCCAGTTAGGCAATGCTAAGTTCCCAACAGCAAAGATTAGAAATGATGAATTTTTTGGCAAAATTGGGGTTTATCGTGATAATGCCGTGGTGGTGGTTCCTGTGCTTAAAGGCGATACCGAGTCTATTTTATTAACTGTTAGTTATCAAGGTTGTGCCGATTTGGGCGTTTGTTACCCACCTATTACTAAATCAGTTGCGCTTAGCATCGGCTCAATGCGCTCGACCTCCTTGACTGATAATGTATTTAATCTATTTTCACGAGTCACTAATAAGGCGCAATCAATTGTTGAAAAAATCATTCCAATCTCTGATGAGCCTCTACCTGCAGATGATGCATTTAAATTTTCAGTGGTGGCAATTGATGCCAATACGCTACTAGTAAAATGGACTATTCATCAAGAATATTATTTATATCATGATAAGTTTTTCTTTGATATCAAAGGGGCAAAATTTGGCGATATTGTTTTTCCAAAAGGAAAAATTAAAGACGATGAGTTTTTTGGCAAAATTGAGGTTCATAAAGGCGTATTAGAAGTTAAGATTCCGCTTATTAATGTCAGTAATCAACCAATTACTTTTATCGTTAAATATCAAGGCTGCTGGGAGGGCGGTGTTTGCTATCCACCACAAGAAAAAACCAAAGACATTACGTTGCTTTCTCAGGTTGACGACTCTAATATCAATACCGCACCTGAAAAGCCACAAGCGCCTAGTATCGAGCAAGTTGAATTAAACGAAACCGACCAAATTACTGCGCTACTTCAACAAGACAACATATTGCTAGTATTAGCAAGTTTCTTTGGCTTTGGCTTATTACTGTCATTAACCCCTTGTGTGTTTCCAATGATTCCAATTCTGTCAGGTATTATTGTGGGTCAAAAAGGCGAAGTTAGCACTAAAAAAGCGCTAATTATGTCCATTGTATTTGTATTGTCCATGAGCATAACCTATTCAATTGCGGGTGTATTGGCAGGCTATTTTGGTGAAAATTTACAAGTGTTGTTCCAAACCCCTTGGATACTGGCTATTTTTAGTTTGATTTTTGTCGCCTTGGCATTTTCTATGTTTGGTTATTATGAAATCCAACTGCCTGCCAATTTACAAGGAAAAATTACAAAAATAAGCAATGGCCAAGAAGGTGGGCACTTAATTGGTGTGGCTATTATGGGATTTTTATCAGCGCTCATTGTGGGGCCTTGCGTTGCGCCACCGCTAGCAGGTGCGTTGATTTATATTGGGCAAACTGGCGATACATTATTAGGTGGGTTGTCGCTGTTTGTAATGAGTTTAGGTATGGGCGCGCCACTTGTTGCGATTGGCGCAGGCATAAGCAAACTGCCTAAAGCAGGCGGCTGGATGGATAATATTAAATACGTCTTTGGTATTTTAATGCTAGCCGTAGCAATTTATCTACTTGATAGAATCATCTCACCCCTTACGTCACTTGTATTATGGGCGATGCTCACTACCATATCACCAATTGCTATGGGTGCATTGAGCACACAAACAAGCACTTCAAGCCCTTGGCAACGTATCTTTAAAGCATTAGGCTTAATCATACTGGGCTATGGTATCTTGCTTTGGATATTGGTGGCACGTGGTGGTGGCGATATGTTCCAACCGCTATCAGGTTGGGGGGCGTCAAGTATAACAACTGAATCAGTCCATATAAAATTTGAACGCGTCAAATCGGTGAATGAGCTAGACCAAATTCTAGCAAAAGCGAAGAGTAACAACCAAATTGTTATGCTAGACTTTTATGCTGACTGGTGTATCTCTTGTAAAGAGCTTGAGCGCTTTGTGTTTTCTAATGCCAGTGTGGTTAACGAAATGGCTATGGCTAATGTCATTGCACTTCAAGCCGACGTGACTGAAAACAATGCCAACGATAAAGCATTAATGAAACGATTTGGTCTTGTTGGCCCGCCTGCTATTTTGTTTTTCAACAATGATATTGAAAATCGCTCGCAAAGAATTATTGGCGAGATTAACGCACAAGACTTTCTCAGCCACCTCAATAAAACCAAATAA